GGGAATCAGCTTGCGCCCCATGGCGGCGCGCCATGCTGACTTCGTTCAGGTCGCAGACGCGGGCGCGGAGCACCGGCGGCACTGCCATGAACTGCGCCGCCGTGCCTCGGCGGCCCGCCAATTCATCGCGCAGCTCCAGGCCCTTGCCGCCAGCCGTGGCCTGGTGGTCGAAACGCTGGAAACTTATGGCACCGAGGCCCGTCAGATATGCGCAACGCTACGCCGCATGGATGACCAGCCGAAGCTGCAGGCCTTGACCGACACGCTGCAGGCGATGGCGGCAGACGCCCGGACAGCATTGGAACAGGCTGTGAATGACGCGGATATGTCAGGCTCGCCCGACTCACCTGTCAGGTCCAATTTACCTACGAACGAACGTTCTGAAATGAGAAAGGAACTTGTAGCGGCTCGGGAGGAGGCGCCGTCTGAACCCCCTTCTCCTTCGGGAAACGAGGCGATGGCTGAAGGCGAAGCCAGGATCTCGCCAGGAGAGCTGATGCATTTGGCTCCACGGCTTCGCGCCTGCATGCCGCCAGGGCGGCCGGCATGGCCCGAAATTGGCCAAGCTGCAACAATTGTGGCACGGCAACTGGGCATTTCTTCCTCGCTTTATGGCGAGGCATGTGGGCTGCTTGGCCGCCGGCCGGCGGCCATCGCCATCGCGGTGATCTCGACCAAGCCAGACAGCCATTTTCATACCGCGGGCCCGGGCGGATATCTACGCGGCATGCTGCGCCGGGCTTCGCGGGGCGAGTTGAACCTGGACCGCAGCATCCACGGGCTCAGGGACGCGGCAGGAAGTGCCCATGGGGGCTGGTTGACGGCCG
This genomic interval from Roseomonas haemaphysalidis contains the following:
- the repC gene encoding plasmid replication protein RepC, whose protein sequence is METQGFPRRTGCGLRKLTTGHLAAARLADQAPALPDGIRHPNQLLAAMRRAAPYLGQTRLLPLMEALFRWTQPQDWAAECDPVVWPSNEELAHTLACSERHVSRLLSSAIEAGLVVMRDSSDRRRRGMRRDGRIVWAWGISLRPMAARHADFVQVADAGAEHRRHCHELRRRASAARQFIAQLQALAASRGLVVETLETYGTEARQICATLRRMDDQPKLQALTDTLQAMAADARTALEQAVNDADMSGSPDSPVRSNLPTNERSEMRKELVAAREEAPSEPPSPSGNEAMAEGEARISPGELMHLAPRLRACMPPGRPAWPEIGQAATIVARQLGISSSLYGEACGLLGRRPAAIAIAVISTKPDSHFHTAGPGGYLRGMLRRASRGELNLDRSIHGLRDAAGSAHGGWLTAVNQRSSASTVAGRTAEMRYLPPKASSSASASMLH